The DNA segment GCCTCAGGCGGAACTGGTTCGACGCCTTCGGCGTGCTGGCGCTCGGCATCCTGGGCTACTACATGGTGAAGTACAAGTACTCGGTGATAGCGTTCGTCCTCGGGATCGTTTTGGGGCCGATAGCCGAGGAGAACTTCTTCCGGGCGCTTCAGCTATCGGGCGGCGGGTACGGCATCTTCGTGTCGCCGAGCCGACCGCTCACGCTGAGCATCTCCATCCTGATCATCGTGGTGCTGGTCGGGCCGTTCGTCGGACCGTACATCAAGGAGGCGGTGAGCAACCGCCGGTAGCGCGCCGCCGGTCGCCCCGGCACGGCGGATCGCTTCGACACTCGGTCGGCGTCGACGGACGTCCGCCGACCGACGCAGTTCGCGTCGCAGTTCTCGGTTCCATTTTGAAGACGGCTTCCCCGGTTCGACCACTGACGAGCACTCTCCGCCGTCGACGGGGTCGTTCGCGGCGGCCGCGAGGCGCGTGCAACGAGTGGCGCGAACCGTACCTATAAACCGGTCTAGCGTCTGAGTTCGAACGTACGATGACCGCCCAGAAGCGAGAAGCGCGGGCAGTAGACGCATCACCGGTCCGCGGCGACTCCCCGGCGATCACCGGCGCCGGCATGACGGCGTTCGCGAACGCCGACGATCGGTCGCTCCTCGAACTCCTCCTCGTCGCGGCGGAGCGCGCGCTCGACGACGCCGACCGCGACCCCGCCGGCGTGGACTCGGTCCACGTCGGGAACATGGCCGCCGAGGCGTTCAACGAGCGGTCCGGGCTGGCGAACGCGCTCGTCGGCGGCCTCGGGATGACCGGCGTCACCGCCCGGCGGATCGAGAACACCAGCGCGAGCGGCGCCAGCGCGTTTCAGAGCGCGGTCGCGGCGGTCGCGAGCGGTCGGAGCGACCGAGCGCTGGCCGTCGGCGGCGAGAAGATGTCCGCCGCGGACACGGCGACGGCCACGGAGATCATCAGCCGGATCACACACGACCGCGAGTACGAACAGGGGGTCACGCTGCCGTCCTTCGGCGGGCTGGCGGCGGCCGCCTACCTGCGCGGCTCCGACGCGGACCGGCGCGACCTGGCGCGGGTCGCCGTGAAGAACCACGCCAACGCGAGTTCGAACGAGTACGCCCAGTTCCGCAAGCGGATCGCCGTCGACGACGTGCTGGCGTCGCCGGCGGTCGCCGAGCCGCTGCGCCTCTACGACTGCTGTCCGACCAGCGACGGGGCCGCGGCGGTCCTGATCGAGTCCGGTCCGGCGGAGAGCGACGACGCGGTCAGGGTCGCCGCCTGCGAGAGCGCCACCGGGACGCACGCGGTCGCCGACCGGGCGGACCCGCTGGAGATCGAGAGCGTGCGGACGGCCGGCGAGCGCGCGTACGACGCGGCCGGTTTCGGGGCGGACGCGGTCGACATCGCGTGCATCCACGACGCGTTCACGATCCTCGAGTGGCTGGAGATGGAGGAGCTCGGGCTCGCCCCGGCAGGGCGCGCGTGGGAACTCACTCGCGACGGGGAGACGGACCTCGACGGGGCGCTCCCCGTCAACCCCGGCGGCGGGCTGAAGGCCCGCGGGCACCCGCTCGGCGCGACGGGGATCTCGCAGGTGATCGAGCTCGTGTGGCAGCTCCGCGGCGACCTGCCCGACGAGCGGGCGGTCGACGGCGCCGCCCGCGGGCTCGCCGTCAACGTCGCCGGGTTCGGAAACAACGCCGTCTGCACGCTGCTGGAGGGCGACGCGTGACCGACCTGCTCGAGTGTCGCGACTGCGGGCACCGGACCTACTACGAGAAACACCGCTGCCTGGAGTGCGGCGGGGCGGAGTTCGACGCCGTTCCGGCCGGGAACGGCGAGCTGCTCTCCGTGACCACCGTGCACGTCACGCCGGAGGGGGTCCGCGAGCCGAACGCGCTCGGACTCGCCGCGTTCCCCGGCGGCGCGAACGTCGTCGCCCAGCTCGACGAGGAGCTCTCGATCGGGGACGAGGTGCGCCTGGTCGGCGACCGAGAGCTTCGGGTCACTGAGGACGGGCCGCTGTGGGGCGTCCGCATCGCCGCCGCGGAGTGAGTCGCCGCGATACTCGCCCGGCCTGAGCGGTCGGCTACTCGTCGTACCGCGCCAGCTCGACCAGGTTGCCGTCGGGGTCGCGAACGTACACCGACTCCGTTCGCCCTCGTGCGCCGACCTTTTCGACGGGGCCGTGGACGATCTCGACGCCGCGGTCGCGGAGGTCCCGGCGGAGCACCTCGATGGGGTCGTCGACGACGAGACAGAGGTCCCCGCTGCCCGGCGTCGGCCGCTCGGCGTGGGGCGAGTACACGTCGTCGGCCGGGTGGAAGTTGATCTTCTGGTCGCCGAACGAGACGGCCCGCCGACCGCCGTCGAACGTCTCGGCCGTGCCGCCGAGGGTATCCGCGTAGAAGTCGACGGCGCGGTCGACGTCGGCGACGGTCAACACCGCGTGATCGAGCCCGGTGACGTGCATGCGCTCCCTCGGGGCGGCGAGCACATAAGCGCTCGGCGGGGAGACGAAACGTTCGCCGCGGGCGCCGGGGGCACAACACTATACGTCCGTTCGTCGTACGACCCGTATGCGTGCCGTCAGATTCCACGAACACGGAGACGAGAGCGTACTGACCCTGGAGACCGTCGACCGCCCCGAGCCGGGTCCGGGGGAGGCCCTCGTGCGGATCGAGGCGGCGAGCGTGAACCCGATCGACACGTACGTCCGGGAAGGGAACGTGAGCCCGCCGTCCGGGCTCCCGCACGTCGGGGGCTCCGACCTCGCCGGCGTCGTCGAAGCCGTCGGCGAGGGCGTGACCGCGGTCGAGTCGGGCGACCGCGTGTTCGCGACCGGGCTCGGCCTGTTCTCGCCCGGGACGTACGCGGAGTACACCGCGGCGCCGGTCGACCAACTCGCGCCGCTCCCGGAGTCGGTTTCGTTCCGGGAGGGGGCGGCGGCCGCGATGGCGTTCGCGACCGCGTGGCGCGCGCTCGTGACCCGCGGCGACCTCCGTCTGGGCGACGTCGCGCTGGTCCACGGCGCGTCCGGCGGCGTGGGTCACGCGGCGGTGCAGGTCGCCGCGGCGGCGGGCGCGACCGTCGTCGGCACCGCCCGCGAGGGCGAACCCGCGGCGTTCGCGCGAGAACTCGGCGCCGACGCGGTCGTCGACTACCGGAGCGAGTCGCTCGCAGACGATATCGCGGCGGCGGCCGACGGCCGCGAGGTCGACGTGGTGTTCGAGCCGCAGGCGGACGCGCACCTCGCGGCGAACCTGGCCTGCCTGACGCGCGGCGGCCGGATCGTCGTCATCGGAGAGAACGGGCCGATCACCGTCGACGGCGGGACGTCGATGGCGGCGAAGCAGGCGGACGCCGACCTCCGGTTCATGTCGATCGTGGCCTCGGCGGGCGATCAGGCGGCGATCCTCGAACGCGTCGGCGAGGGGCTCGCCGACGGGACGTTCACCGCGGCGATCGATTCGGCCTTCGGGCTCGACGCGGTGCCGGAGGCGCTGGCCGAACTGAGATCCTCGGGGACGCTCGGGAAGGTCGTCCTCGATACGGGCCGCTGATCAGGGCTCGGGGATCGCGCCGGCCTCGATCAGCTCGTCGATGCGGGCGTCGTCGTAGCCGGCCGCTTTCAACACGCGCACCGTGTCCTCGCCCAGCAGCGGCGGCGCCTTCTCGAACCCGGAGTCGGCCCGGTCGTAGTTGAGCGGGTGTTCGATGACCGGGATCTCCCCCGCGGCGGGGTGGTCGATGGAACTGACGACGCCGCGGGCGCGCACCTGTTCGTTGTCCAGCGCCTCGTCGACGTCGAACACCGGGCCCACGGGGAGCCCGCGCTCGTCGGCCAGCAGGTCGACCCACTCGTCGGTCGTCTTGGTTCGCAGGACCTCCGAGAGCTCCGCCTCGAGCGCGTCCATGTTGTTCACCCGCGCCGAGTTCGTGGCGAAGCGCTCGTCCGACGAGAGGTTCTCGCGCCCGATCGCGTCGCAGAACTCCTCCCAGAGCTTCTGGTTCCCGCAGGCGACGTTGAGGTGGCCGTCGGCCGTCGGGTACATCTGGTACGGGGCGAGCACCGGGTCCTTCGTCCCCATCCGCGACGTCTCCTCGCCGACGAAGCTCTTGCCCGCCTGCTTCGTGAGCCACGGGAGCGCCGCGTCGAGCATCCCGAGCTCGACGCGCTCGCCCTCGCCGGTCCGCTCGCGGTTGTACAGCGAGGTGACGATCCCGAACGCCGACCACATCGCGGTGATGAGGTCCGTCTGGGGGAGCCCGACCTTCGCCGGCGGCGCGTCGGGGTAGCCCGTGACGCTCATCGTGCCGCTCATCCCCTGCACGAGCAGGTCGTACCCCGGCCGGTCGCTCCACGGGCCCGTCTCGCCGAACGCCGAGATCGAACAGTAGATCAGGTCGTCGTTGTGATCCCGGAGCGTCTCGTAGTCGACGCCGAGGCGCTCGGCGGTGCCCGGCCGGAAGTTCTCGACGACGACGTCCGCCTCGGAGACGACGTCGTACAGCGCGGTCAGCCCCTCTTCCGTCTTCAGGTTCAGTTCGATGCTCTGCTTACCGTAGTTCACCGTCCAGAAGTACGGCGACTCCCCCTCGTCGGACGCCGGCTTCCCGGGGCCCTCGTACCCCTCGACGTCGACGAACGGCGGCCCCGAGTACCGGCTGTCGTCGCCGACGCCCGGCCGCTCGACCTTGATCACTTCCGCCCCCTGATTCGCTAACATCATCGTGGCGAAGCCGCCGGTGACGAACGTCGTCAGGTCGACCACGACGATCTCCTCTAAGAGTCGCTGTCGCTTCTC comes from the Halorubrum depositum genome and includes:
- a CDS encoding thiolase family protein, with amino-acid sequence MTAQKREARAVDASPVRGDSPAITGAGMTAFANADDRSLLELLLVAAERALDDADRDPAGVDSVHVGNMAAEAFNERSGLANALVGGLGMTGVTARRIENTSASGASAFQSAVAAVASGRSDRALAVGGEKMSAADTATATEIISRITHDREYEQGVTLPSFGGLAAAAYLRGSDADRRDLARVAVKNHANASSNEYAQFRKRIAVDDVLASPAVAEPLRLYDCCPTSDGAAAVLIESGPAESDDAVRVAACESATGTHAVADRADPLEIESVRTAGERAYDAAGFGADAVDIACIHDAFTILEWLEMEELGLAPAGRAWELTRDGETDLDGALPVNPGGGLKARGHPLGATGISQVIELVWQLRGDLPDERAVDGAARGLAVNVAGFGNNAVCTLLEGDA
- a CDS encoding Zn-ribbon domain-containing OB-fold protein, with translation MTDLLECRDCGHRTYYEKHRCLECGGAEFDAVPAGNGELLSVTTVHVTPEGVREPNALGLAAFPGGANVVAQLDEELSIGDEVRLVGDRELRVTEDGPLWGVRIAAAE
- a CDS encoding VOC family protein encodes the protein MHVTGLDHAVLTVADVDRAVDFYADTLGGTAETFDGGRRAVSFGDQKINFHPADDVYSPHAERPTPGSGDLCLVVDDPIEVLRRDLRDRGVEIVHGPVEKVGARGRTESVYVRDPDGNLVELARYDE
- a CDS encoding NADPH:quinone reductase — protein: MRAVRFHEHGDESVLTLETVDRPEPGPGEALVRIEAASVNPIDTYVREGNVSPPSGLPHVGGSDLAGVVEAVGEGVTAVESGDRVFATGLGLFSPGTYAEYTAAPVDQLAPLPESVSFREGAAAAMAFATAWRALVTRGDLRLGDVALVHGASGGVGHAAVQVAAAAGATVVGTAREGEPAAFARELGADAVVDYRSESLADDIAAAADGREVDVVFEPQADAHLAANLACLTRGGRIVVIGENGPITVDGGTSMAAKQADADLRFMSIVASAGDQAAILERVGEGLADGTFTAAIDSAFGLDAVPEALAELRSSGTLGKVVLDTGR
- a CDS encoding CaiB/BaiF CoA transferase family protein, translating into MSPDEKRQRLLEEIVVVDLTTFVTGGFATMMLANQGAEVIKVERPGVGDDSRYSGPPFVDVEGYEGPGKPASDEGESPYFWTVNYGKQSIELNLKTEEGLTALYDVVSEADVVVENFRPGTAERLGVDYETLRDHNDDLIYCSISAFGETGPWSDRPGYDLLVQGMSGTMSVTGYPDAPPAKVGLPQTDLITAMWSAFGIVTSLYNRERTGEGERVELGMLDAALPWLTKQAGKSFVGEETSRMGTKDPVLAPYQMYPTADGHLNVACGNQKLWEEFCDAIGRENLSSDERFATNSARVNNMDALEAELSEVLRTKTTDEWVDLLADERGLPVGPVFDVDEALDNEQVRARGVVSSIDHPAAGEIPVIEHPLNYDRADSGFEKAPPLLGEDTVRVLKAAGYDDARIDELIEAGAIPEP